The Desulfocurvus vexinensis DSM 17965 genome segment GTAGCTCGCCCAGGCGCAGGGGCCCCAGGGCCACGCGCGTCAGGCGCAGGATGGTCAGCCCCGCCTGCTCGCACATGCGCCGGATCTGGCGGTTCACGCCCTGGGTCAGGGTCATTTCCAGGCTCGTGGCCCGGGAGGCCACGCCCAGCACGCGCGTGGGCGCCGGGGCCAGGGCCTGGCCGTCGGCCAGGGTCATGCCCCGGGAGAACAGGGCCAGGGTCGCCGGGGGCACCGTGCCGCGCACCAGCACTTCGTAGACCTTGGGCAGATGCCAGCGCGGGTGCGTCAGGCGGTTGGCCAGTTCGCCATGGTCCGTGAGCAGCAGCAGGCCCTGGGAGAAATAGTCCAGCCGCCCCACGGGGTAGAGCCGCGCCGGGCCGAAGGCGTCGCCCACAAGGTCGAGCACCGTGGTCCGGCCCTGGGGGTCGCTGGCCGTGGTCACCACGCCGGTGGGCTTGTTGAGCATGACCAGGGTGTGCGCCCGGGCCCCGGGCACGGGCACGGCCACGCGCTGGCCGCGCAGCTCCACCACGTCCGTGGCGGGGTCGATGCGCAGCCCGGGGCTAGTCACGGGCTGGCCGTTGACGGTCACGGCTCCGGCGGCCACCAGCTCGTCGGCGGCGCGGCGTGAGCAGACCCCGGCGTCGGCCAGGGCCTTGTTGATGCGCAGCAGGGCGGCCTCGGGGCTGGCCTGCGGCTTCTGTACGGGGGGGGTGTTTCGCGCCATGGCGCGAACCTAGACGCGAATGACCTTGCTGGCAAGCTGCAGGCTGGTGACCACGTCGAGCATGTTGGTGGTCTGCCCCACGGCCTTGCGCTCCAGAAGGCCGAAGAAATCCAGGCAGGTGCCGCAGACCAGGATGGACACCCCGGCCTCAGCCAGGGCCGCGAGTTTTTCAAAGCACGGGTGCCCGGGCACGGTCATTTTCACCGCGCCGTTGACCAGCACGAGGCGCCACAATTCGCCGCCCAGCTCGGGCAGGGTGCC includes the following:
- a CDS encoding pseudouridine synthase; translation: MARNTPPVQKPQASPEAALLRINKALADAGVCSRRAADELVAAGAVTVNGQPVTSPGLRIDPATDVVELRGQRVAVPVPGARAHTLVMLNKPTGVVTTASDPQGRTTVLDLVGDAFGPARLYPVGRLDYFSQGLLLLTDHGELANRLTHPRWHLPKVYEVLVRGTVPPATLALFSRGMTLADGQALAPAPTRVLGVASRATSLEMTLTQGVNRQIRRMCEQAGLTILRLTRVALGPLRLGELPEGQARALTPGEAVALLHAVGLGPAPEQAPPAGAPGAGKPRPPAPAKAPARTTKGQPGGAARGPRRRG